The following are from one region of the Stanieria cyanosphaera PCC 7437 genome:
- a CDS encoding bifunctional acetate--CoA ligase family protein/GNAT family N-acetyltransferase, which translates to MQSSDPQLQSQNLSEQAFDSAHDIFRAESQPLSPIFAPKTIAVIGATDRAGSVGRTLMWNLVSSPFGGTIFPVNPKRSNILGIKAYPSIQAVPESIELAIIVTPAPTVPGIISECVDAGVKGAIIISAGFKEIGAKGRELERQIWERSRGKMRIIGPNCLGVMLPRQGLNATFASAIARPGNVGFISQSGALCTAVLDWSFPENVGFSAFISIGSMLDVSWGDLIYYLGDDPHTQCIVIYMESVGDARSFLSAAREVALTKPIIVIRAGKTEAAAKASTSHTGALAGSDEVLDAAFRRCGVLRVNRISELFNLAEVLAKQNRRPQGPRLSIITNAGGPGVLAADALITTGGELATLAEDTITNLNQFLPTHWSHNNPIDILGDADSERYTKALEVAVQDPNSDGLLVILTPQAMTDPTQTAEQLKSCVQKANKPILASWMGGAEVTAGEMILNRASIPTYRYPDSAARLFNLMWQYSYNLKGIYETPTLPSKLEEEANSLVVDEIIANARQENRTILTESESKQILSAYSIPIVETAIATSEAEAVQQATAIGYPVVLKLWSQSITHKTDVGGVQLNLSDQEAVRWAYRTIETNVREKVGTEHFQGVTVQPMIQRDGGYELIIGSSLDPQFGPVLLFGSGGQLVEIFKDRAIALPPLNTTLARRMMEQTKIYKALQGVRGRKAVDLEALEELLVRFSQLVVEKLWIKEIDINPLFASADRLIVLDARVILHKSEVKAEELPKLAIRPYPHQYISPWTLRDGTKVTIRPIRPEDEPLMVQFHQTLSEQSVYFRYFHLMKLSRRVAHDRLTRICFIDYDREMALVVDYQNPATEKHEILGVGRLSKLHGVNEAEFAMLISDPFQRQGLGTELLQRLIQIGQDEKLARITAEIIPENRAMQRVCEKVGFRLQPTMDVVKAEINLQSSSDH; encoded by the coding sequence ATGCAAAGCTCTGATCCACAACTACAATCGCAAAACTTATCAGAACAAGCTTTTGATTCTGCTCATGATATTTTCCGTGCAGAAAGCCAACCCCTAAGCCCAATTTTTGCTCCCAAAACAATTGCTGTCATCGGTGCTACCGATAGGGCTGGCAGTGTGGGACGTACTCTGATGTGGAATTTGGTGAGTAGTCCCTTTGGTGGAACAATTTTTCCTGTCAATCCCAAACGCAGTAATATTTTAGGTATAAAAGCTTATCCTAGTATTCAGGCTGTTCCTGAATCAATCGAACTAGCAATTATTGTTACTCCTGCTCCTACTGTACCAGGAATTATCAGTGAATGCGTTGATGCTGGAGTCAAAGGAGCAATTATTATCTCGGCTGGGTTTAAAGAGATTGGGGCAAAAGGTAGAGAATTAGAACGACAAATCTGGGAACGATCGCGGGGCAAAATGCGGATCATTGGTCCAAATTGTTTAGGGGTAATGCTACCTCGTCAAGGTTTAAATGCTACTTTTGCTAGTGCGATCGCTCGTCCTGGTAATGTAGGTTTTATTAGTCAAAGTGGTGCTTTGTGTACTGCGGTTTTGGATTGGAGTTTTCCTGAGAATGTCGGTTTTAGTGCTTTTATTTCCATCGGTTCAATGTTGGATGTCAGTTGGGGAGATCTAATTTACTATCTGGGCGACGATCCTCATACTCAGTGTATTGTTATTTATATGGAATCGGTGGGTGATGCTCGTTCTTTCCTTTCAGCAGCGCGGGAAGTTGCTTTAACCAAACCGATTATTGTGATTCGGGCGGGTAAAACCGAAGCAGCAGCTAAAGCCTCAACTTCTCATACAGGGGCATTAGCAGGAAGTGATGAAGTATTAGATGCAGCTTTTCGTCGTTGTGGGGTTTTACGAGTTAATCGCATTTCAGAATTGTTTAATCTGGCGGAAGTTCTTGCTAAACAAAATCGTCGTCCTCAAGGCCCTAGATTGAGTATTATTACTAATGCTGGAGGTCCTGGTGTACTTGCTGCTGATGCTTTAATTACTACTGGAGGTGAGTTAGCAACCCTTGCGGAAGATACTATTACCAACCTCAACCAATTTTTACCTACCCATTGGAGTCACAACAATCCGATTGATATTTTGGGAGATGCTGATTCAGAAAGATATACTAAAGCGTTAGAAGTTGCAGTTCAAGATCCTAATAGTGATGGCTTATTAGTAATTCTGACACCCCAGGCAATGACCGATCCTACTCAAACTGCCGAACAGTTAAAATCTTGTGTGCAAAAAGCTAATAAACCAATTCTAGCGAGTTGGATGGGTGGTGCAGAAGTAACGGCAGGAGAAATGATCCTCAATCGGGCAAGTATTCCTACTTATCGTTATCCTGATTCGGCTGCTCGTTTATTTAATTTGATGTGGCAGTATAGTTATAACTTAAAGGGTATCTACGAAACACCAACTCTACCATCCAAACTCGAAGAAGAAGCGAATAGTTTAGTAGTTGATGAGATCATTGCTAATGCTCGTCAAGAAAACCGTACAATTTTAACTGAATCAGAATCCAAACAGATTTTATCTGCTTACAGCATTCCCATTGTCGAAACAGCGATCGCAACTAGTGAAGCAGAAGCAGTTCAACAAGCTACAGCAATAGGCTATCCAGTTGTTCTCAAACTTTGGTCCCAAAGCATCACTCATAAAACTGATGTTGGTGGGGTTCAGTTAAATCTGAGTGATCAAGAAGCAGTACGTTGGGCTTATCGTACCATTGAAACCAATGTGAGGGAAAAAGTTGGCACAGAACACTTTCAAGGCGTAACCGTTCAACCTATGATACAACGCGATGGTGGTTATGAACTGATCATCGGTAGTAGTCTCGATCCCCAATTTGGGCCTGTGTTACTGTTTGGTTCAGGTGGACAGTTAGTAGAGATTTTTAAAGATAGAGCGATCGCTCTTCCTCCCCTCAATACTACTTTGGCGCGGAGAATGATGGAACAAACTAAAATCTATAAAGCTCTACAAGGAGTAAGGGGAAGGAAAGCTGTTGATTTGGAAGCTTTAGAAGAATTATTAGTCAGATTTAGTCAATTAGTTGTTGAAAAACTTTGGATTAAAGAAATTGATATCAATCCTTTATTTGCTTCGGCAGATAGATTAATAGTACTGGATGCTCGGGTAATTTTGCATAAAAGTGAAGTTAAAGCAGAAGAACTACCTAAACTAGCTATTCGTCCCTATCCTCATCAATATATCTCTCCCTGGACGCTCAGAGATGGTACTAAGGTCACTATTCGTCCGATTCGTCCAGAAGACGAGCCTTTAATGGTTCAATTTCATCAAACTCTTTCAGAACAAAGTGTCTATTTTCGCTATTTCCATTTAATGAAACTTAGTCGTCGAGTTGCTCATGACAGGTTAACTCGGATTTGTTTTATTGATTATGACCGCGAAATGGCATTAGTTGTAGACTATCAAAATCCAGCAACAGAAAAACACGAAATCCTTGGAGTCGGACGTTTGAGTAAATTACACGGTGTCAATGAAGCTGAATTTGCCATGTTAATCAGCGATCCTTTTCAACGGCAAGGACTTGGTACAGAGTTACTGCAAAGACTCATTCAAATTGGACAAGATGAAAAACTTGCCCGCATTACTGCCGAAATTATTCCAGAAAATCGAGCCATGCAGCGAGTATGTGAAAAGGTTGGTTTTCGTCTGCAGCCTACTATGGATGTAGTCAAAGCAGAAATTAATTTGCAATCTAGTTCCGATCATTAA
- the chlG gene encoding chlorophyll synthase ChlG: protein MSDSSTSSQTNQIQPEQSSKTRQLLGMKGAASGEKNIWKIRLQLMKPITWIPLIWGVVCGAASSGGYVWSVEDFLKAAACMLLSGPLMAGYTQTINDFYDRDIDAINEPYRPIPSGAISVPQVVTQILVLLFAGLGLSYGLDVWAGHDFPIMLCLTLGGGFLAYIYSAPPLKLKKNGWLGNYALGSSYIALPWWAGHALFGELNWTIVILTLIYSFAGLGIAVVNDFKSVEGDRTLGLKSLPVMFGVTTAAWICVIMIDLFQAGIAGYLISIHQNLYATILLLLVIPQITFQDMYFLRDPLNNDVKYQASAQPFLVLGMLVTGLALGHAGI, encoded by the coding sequence ATGTCTGACTCCTCAACTTCCAGTCAAACTAACCAAATTCAACCAGAACAAAGTTCCAAAACTCGCCAGTTATTGGGGATGAAAGGTGCAGCTTCTGGCGAAAAAAATATTTGGAAAATTCGTCTTCAGTTAATGAAACCGATTACCTGGATTCCCTTAATTTGGGGAGTAGTCTGTGGTGCAGCTTCTTCTGGGGGCTATGTTTGGTCGGTTGAAGATTTTTTGAAAGCTGCTGCTTGTATGTTGCTTTCAGGGCCTTTGATGGCTGGTTATACTCAAACCATCAACGATTTCTATGACCGCGACATTGATGCCATTAACGAACCCTATCGTCCCATTCCTTCAGGGGCGATTTCTGTTCCTCAAGTAGTAACGCAAATTTTAGTTTTATTATTTGCTGGTTTGGGTTTATCTTATGGACTGGATGTTTGGGCTGGACATGATTTTCCGATCATGCTTTGTCTGACTTTGGGAGGAGGATTTTTAGCTTATATTTATTCTGCCCCACCACTGAAACTAAAGAAAAATGGTTGGTTAGGTAACTATGCTCTTGGTTCTAGTTATATCGCTTTACCTTGGTGGGCTGGTCATGCTTTATTTGGTGAACTGAATTGGACTATTGTAATTCTGACCTTAATCTACAGTTTTGCTGGTTTAGGAATTGCGGTTGTTAACGATTTTAAAAGTGTTGAAGGCGATCGCACTTTGGGTTTAAAATCTTTACCTGTGATGTTTGGCGTTACTACTGCTGCTTGGATTTGCGTGATTATGATTGATTTGTTTCAAGCAGGAATTGCTGGGTATTTAATTAGTATTCATCAAAATCTTTACGCTACCATCCTGTTGTTACTTGTAATTCCTCAAATTACTTTTCAGGATATGTATTTCCTCCGCGATCCTCTCAATAACGATGTGAAATATCAAGCCAGCGCACAGCCGTTTCTGGTTTTGGGAATGTTGGTTACTGGTTTAGCATTGGGACACGCAGGGATTTAA
- a CDS encoding SLC13 family permease codes for MDIALTLGVLVVALIAFIFEWLPVDITALAVAVVLIVLGLVTPEEGIEGFGNSATITVLAMFILSAGVTRTGVVQIARDWLIKYGGKSVTRQILVMGGIVGPITAFINNTAVVAIFLPIIEDWCKKRNVSPSKLLMPLSFVTILGGMITLIGTSTNILASGVSKKLGYGEFGLFQFTALGIITFIIGILYLAFIAPKLIPNRKQTSGDLVSDEYGLKDYVTEVIISPKSSLIGQTLRQSEIQRKFDVDVLELIRDGSQFPQPIADKVLNAGDILLVRGSSAELLKIKDQKGLEIFPDVKFNKEDLETELSEGELGIAEVLILSNSRLIGSTLKDLRFRQRYNATVLAIRRGEELIRDRLGKVPLRFGDLLLVQGPKESFLGLQTTRELLVMEQKELDNLRTNKAWIALAICLAVIIVAAFDLLPILVTALVGVILMVITGCLKPGEIYGAVRWDVIFLLAGLIPLGTAMDNSGATKWLADALLSLGGNLSGYWILLFFFVATSLLTEILSNNASVVLMIPIAVEVAKSLSLNPYAFMFAVTFAASNSFMTPIGYQTNTMVYGPGGYKFTDFFRVGGPLNLLMAIVTPILIVLLYGLKP; via the coding sequence ATGGACATTGCTCTAACCCTTGGGGTTTTAGTCGTGGCTTTAATCGCCTTTATCTTTGAATGGCTTCCTGTTGACATAACTGCGTTAGCCGTTGCAGTTGTTTTAATTGTCTTAGGTTTAGTTACACCAGAAGAAGGAATTGAAGGTTTTGGTAATTCAGCTACAATTACTGTCTTGGCAATGTTTATCCTCAGTGCGGGAGTTACTCGTACTGGTGTGGTACAAATAGCTAGAGATTGGTTAATTAAATACGGCGGAAAAAGTGTTACTCGACAAATCTTGGTTATGGGAGGAATTGTTGGTCCGATTACGGCCTTTATTAATAATACGGCTGTAGTTGCTATATTTCTTCCTATTATCGAAGATTGGTGTAAAAAACGGAATGTTTCTCCTTCTAAATTGTTGATGCCTTTATCATTTGTGACTATTTTAGGAGGAATGATCACTTTAATTGGTACTTCTACTAATATTTTGGCTAGTGGAGTATCTAAAAAATTAGGTTATGGAGAATTTGGATTATTTCAATTTACAGCTTTAGGGATAATTACTTTTATTATTGGTATTCTTTATTTAGCTTTTATTGCGCCAAAGTTAATCCCAAATCGAAAACAAACTAGTGGTGATTTAGTTAGTGATGAATACGGTTTAAAAGATTATGTTACAGAAGTAATTATTTCACCTAAATCTAGTTTAATTGGACAAACATTACGGCAAAGTGAAATTCAACGTAAATTTGATGTTGACGTTTTAGAATTAATCCGTGATGGTAGTCAATTCCCTCAACCAATCGCTGACAAAGTTTTAAATGCTGGAGATATTTTACTTGTTCGTGGGAGCAGTGCAGAATTACTCAAAATCAAAGACCAAAAAGGCTTAGAAATTTTTCCTGACGTCAAATTCAATAAAGAAGATTTAGAAACTGAATTAAGCGAGGGAGAACTTGGAATTGCAGAAGTTTTAATTCTTTCTAACTCGCGTTTAATTGGTTCTACTCTCAAAGATTTACGCTTTAGACAAAGATATAATGCTACAGTTCTTGCGATTCGGCGTGGAGAAGAATTAATTAGAGATAGATTAGGAAAAGTTCCCTTACGATTTGGTGATTTATTATTAGTTCAAGGACCTAAAGAAAGTTTTTTGGGGTTACAAACTACTAGAGAATTACTAGTAATGGAACAGAAAGAATTAGATAATTTAAGAACTAATAAAGCTTGGATTGCTTTAGCTATTTGTTTAGCAGTAATTATTGTTGCTGCTTTTGATCTACTACCTATTTTAGTTACAGCTTTGGTTGGTGTAATTTTAATGGTAATTACAGGTTGTCTTAAACCAGGAGAGATTTACGGCGCAGTGCGTTGGGATGTTATTTTTCTTCTAGCTGGATTAATTCCTCTAGGTACAGCAATGGATAACTCTGGTGCAACCAAATGGTTAGCAGATGCTTTACTTTCTTTAGGTGGCAATTTATCAGGATATTGGATTTTATTATTCTTTTTTGTTGCTACTTCATTACTCACAGAAATTCTTTCCAATAATGCTTCAGTTGTTTTAATGATTCCTATTGCTGTTGAAGTTGCCAAATCACTAAGTTTGAATCCTTATGCTTTTATGTTTGCCGTAACTTTTGCTGCTTCTAATAGCTTTATGACTCCTATTGGTTATCAAACCAATACAATGGTTTATGGCCCTGGTGGTTATAAATTCACTGATTTCTTCCGCGTTGGTGGTCCACTTAATTTATTAATGGCAATTGTTACACCAATTTTGATTGTTCTGTTATACGGTTTAAAACCTTAA
- a CDS encoding LptF/LptG family permease, with protein MMNKKKLYIYRLFNFRLALIDYYLINELSYFFLFSVGLFSSLGITLSTISDLAYKITEYNLPIKIAIKVFCLKLPEFIAYALPISMLLTTLVTYGRLSHDSELIACRSVGISIFRLILPALIFSLMVIGITFVFNEIVVPAANYQATIIQEQFIPETSFSLQRKDIYYPEYEKSNHQTQKSLKRLYYAESFDGKNLRNLTIISWAENQLSQIIVSQSASWDQTQKLWNLVNGSINYFTENISNNFSKQFDYLQLPLAKTLFALVSQERNPEEMNIAQASQYLDLIKLTDDDKNIRLFQVRIQQKYAFPFICLVFAAIGSTLGASSQNIGRAKSFGFTALIVFVYYLFSFLVNALGLVGVLSPFLASWLPNFLGLGLAFWLLIKTSL; from the coding sequence ATGATGAACAAAAAAAAATTATATATTTATCGTTTATTTAATTTTAGATTAGCTTTGATAGACTACTATCTTATTAATGAATTAAGTTATTTTTTTCTTTTTAGTGTTGGTTTATTTTCTTCATTGGGAATTACTCTAAGTACAATTTCTGATTTAGCTTATAAAATTACGGAATACAATTTACCAATTAAGATTGCGATTAAAGTATTTTGTTTAAAATTACCAGAGTTTATTGCTTATGCCTTACCGATATCAATGTTATTAACAACTTTGGTAACTTATGGTCGTCTCAGTCATGATAGTGAGTTAATTGCTTGTCGTAGTGTTGGTATTAGTATTTTTCGTTTAATTTTACCTGCTTTAATTTTTAGTTTAATGGTTATAGGAATAACTTTTGTTTTTAATGAGATTGTTGTTCCTGCTGCTAATTATCAAGCCACTATTATTCAAGAGCAATTTATTCCTGAAACTTCTTTTTCCCTGCAAAGAAAAGATATTTATTATCCCGAATATGAAAAATCCAATCATCAAACTCAAAAATCTTTAAAAAGATTATATTATGCAGAAAGCTTTGATGGCAAAAATTTAAGAAATCTCACGATTATTAGTTGGGCAGAAAATCAATTAAGTCAAATTATTGTTTCTCAATCAGCTAGTTGGGATCAAACTCAAAAACTTTGGAATTTAGTCAATGGATCAATTAATTATTTTACTGAAAATATCTCGAACAATTTTAGCAAGCAATTTGATTATTTACAATTGCCTCTAGCTAAAACTTTATTTGCTTTAGTGAGTCAAGAACGCAATCCCGAAGAAATGAATATTGCTCAAGCGAGCCAATATTTAGATTTAATTAAACTGACAGATGATGACAAAAATATTAGGTTATTTCAAGTTAGAATCCAACAAAAATATGCCTTTCCATTTATTTGTTTAGTTTTTGCTGCGATCGGTTCTACACTAGGTGCTAGTAGCCAAAATATTGGTAGAGCAAAAAGTTTTGGTTTTACGGCACTAATTGTTTTTGTTTATTATTTATTTAGTTTTTTAGTGAATGCTTTAGGATTAGTTGGAGTTTTATCACCTTTTTTAGCTAGTTGGTTACCAAATTTCCTGGGATTAGGATTAGCTTTCTGGTTACTAATCAAAACTTCACTTTAA
- a CDS encoding GNAT family N-acetyltransferase, which yields MEIVTKRFLLRDFIEEDESAFFAYHADPRYAQFCAPEELTFSYTHQLLSLFYQWAIEHPRRNYQLAVASRRTSELIGCCGLRCENHNSTMAEIGIELAPQFWSHYAYAIEIGHALIEFGFKELGLQEIRGVTVSANMRVARLAHRYGFIPIGKRSSPEWMVARGWSRRYSAVERQSLLRLAFPSQTEWQLTKESWEKIASKDNQFSQIN from the coding sequence TTGGAAATTGTAACCAAGAGATTTCTTCTACGAGATTTTATTGAAGAAGATGAGTCTGCGTTTTTTGCCTATCATGCCGATCCTCGCTATGCTCAATTTTGTGCGCCAGAAGAATTAACATTTAGCTATACACACCAACTTTTAAGCCTATTTTATCAATGGGCAATTGAACATCCTCGTCGTAACTATCAACTTGCAGTCGCTAGTCGTCGTACTTCAGAGTTAATCGGTTGTTGCGGTTTACGTTGTGAGAATCATAATTCTACTATGGCAGAAATAGGGATTGAATTAGCTCCTCAGTTTTGGAGTCATTACGCCTATGCAATTGAAATTGGTCATGCTTTAATTGAGTTTGGTTTTAAAGAGCTTGGTTTACAAGAGATTCGAGGTGTCACAGTCAGTGCAAATATGCGTGTAGCACGCTTGGCACACCGTTATGGATTTATCCCAATTGGTAAACGTTCTAGTCCAGAGTGGATGGTTGCGCGAGGATGGAGTCGCAGGTACTCTGCCGTTGAACGGCAGAGCCTGCTGCGACTGGCGTTCCCCAGTCAAACCGAATGGCAACTGACAAAAGAATCGTGGGAAAAAATAGCCTCTAAAGACAACCAATTCTCACAAATTAATTAA
- the glyS gene encoding glycine--tRNA ligase subunit beta, which produces MPNYLLEVGVEELPADFVQVAIAQWQTRIPQSLQTEFLTPEAVEVYGTPRRLAVLIKGIPAQQADREEEIKGPPASAAFKDGQPTKAAEGFARKQGVAVEDLEVRDTDKGEFVFVQKKIQGRVATEILQELSPQWITGLEGKRFMRWGDGDLRFPRPIRWLVALFDEEILPLELVNGSETIKSDRISAGHRILHPEPVTIDHASAYLESLRAAYVEADFEVRKQKITEGIKAAAQELSGVAEIYPDLLAEVVNLVEYPTAVIGTFESEFLSLPTEVITTVMVTHQRYFPVKKAEDHHNTLLPNFITISNGDPSKKEIIAEGNARVIRARLADAQFFYKADCDEHLETYLPQLETVTFQEELGTMRDKVDRIIEVANTIAEQLNVDEQQRSEIESTALLCKADLVTQMVYEFPELQGVMGEKYALVSGESPTVARGIFEHYLPRTADDIFPETLNGQVVGIADRLDTLVNIFGLGMIPSGSSDPFALRRAANAIINVTWFADLGINLNELIQQGATDFLATHPERESPATALQEFFIQRIRTLLQDEKNIDYDLVNAVLGEEDSEYTERALDDLLDVRDRALFLQEIRNNGKLDAIYETVNRSTRLAVKGDLNTQELAPKELVNPDLFESVSEQAFYDALVELLPQTQSAQADRNYQLLVDGLAKIAPTVSNFFDGETSVLVMAEDEKIKRNRLNLLGLLRNHARVLADFGAIVKS; this is translated from the coding sequence ATGCCTAATTATTTATTAGAAGTGGGAGTTGAGGAATTACCAGCCGATTTTGTTCAAGTTGCGATCGCGCAATGGCAAACTCGCATTCCTCAAAGTTTACAAACAGAATTTTTAACTCCTGAAGCGGTAGAGGTTTACGGGACACCTAGACGTTTAGCCGTTTTAATTAAGGGTATTCCTGCCCAACAAGCAGACAGAGAAGAAGAAATTAAAGGGCCCCCCGCCAGCGCAGCTTTTAAAGATGGTCAACCTACCAAAGCAGCCGAGGGTTTTGCCCGTAAACAGGGAGTAGCAGTAGAAGATTTAGAAGTTAGGGATACGGATAAAGGGGAATTTGTTTTTGTTCAGAAGAAAATTCAGGGCAGAGTTGCCACCGAGATTTTACAAGAATTGTCGCCTCAATGGATTACAGGTTTAGAGGGTAAACGCTTTATGCGTTGGGGTGATGGAGACTTACGTTTTCCTCGTCCGATTCGGTGGTTAGTTGCTTTATTTGATGAAGAAATTTTACCCTTAGAATTGGTTAATGGTTCAGAAACGATCAAGAGCGATCGCATTTCGGCGGGACATCGGATTTTACATCCCGAACCTGTAACAATAGATCATGCTTCAGCTTATTTGGAATCGTTAAGGGCAGCTTATGTAGAAGCCGATTTTGAAGTAAGGAAACAAAAGATAACTGAAGGAATCAAAGCAGCAGCCCAAGAATTGAGTGGTGTTGCTGAAATTTATCCAGATTTGCTGGCAGAAGTAGTTAATTTAGTTGAATATCCTACGGCGGTTATTGGTACATTTGAGTCTGAGTTTCTCAGTTTACCGACGGAAGTAATTACTACTGTAATGGTGACTCACCAGCGTTATTTTCCTGTCAAAAAAGCAGAAGATCACCACAATACTTTATTACCTAATTTTATTACTATTTCTAACGGCGATCCTAGTAAAAAAGAAATTATTGCTGAAGGAAATGCGAGGGTGATTCGCGCTAGACTTGCCGATGCCCAATTTTTTTATAAAGCAGATTGTGACGAACATTTAGAAACTTATTTACCTCAATTAGAAACGGTAACTTTTCAAGAAGAATTAGGCACAATGCGGGATAAAGTTGACCGCATTATCGAAGTAGCAAATACGATTGCCGAACAATTAAATGTAGACGAACAACAACGTAGTGAAATTGAAAGCACAGCCTTACTTTGTAAAGCAGATTTAGTTACACAAATGGTCTATGAATTTCCTGAGTTACAGGGAGTAATGGGCGAAAAATATGCGTTAGTTAGTGGTGAATCTCCAACTGTCGCTAGAGGTATTTTTGAACATTATTTACCTCGGACTGCTGATGATATTTTCCCCGAAACTTTAAACGGACAAGTAGTAGGAATAGCGGATCGATTAGATACTTTAGTCAATATTTTTGGCTTAGGAATGATTCCTTCTGGTTCTTCAGATCCCTTTGCTTTACGTCGGGCTGCTAATGCGATTATTAATGTTACTTGGTTTGCTGATTTAGGAATTAATTTAAATGAATTGATTCAACAAGGAGCAACAGATTTTTTAGCAACCCATCCTGAACGAGAATCTCCCGCTACTGCATTGCAAGAATTTTTTATTCAACGTATTCGTACTTTATTGCAAGACGAAAAAAACATTGATTACGATTTAGTTAATGCGGTGTTGGGTGAAGAAGATTCAGAATATACCGAAAGAGCTTTAGATGACTTATTAGATGTACGCGATCGCGCTTTATTTTTACAAGAAATAAGAAATAATGGTAAGTTAGATGCGATTTACGAAACCGTTAATCGTTCGACTCGTTTAGCTGTTAAAGGTGATTTAAATACTCAAGAATTAGCTCCAAAAGAATTAGTTAATCCAGATTTATTTGAGTCAGTTTCAGAACAAGCTTTTTATGATGCTTTAGTTGAATTATTACCTCAAACTCAATCTGCCCAAGCGGATAGAAATTATCAATTATTAGTTGATGGATTAGCTAAAATTGCTCCCACTGTCAGTAACTTTTTTGATGGTGAAACTAGTGTTTTGGTAATGGCTGAAGACGAAAAGATTAAGCGTAATCGACTTAATTTATTAGGATTGTTACGAAATCACGCTAGAGTTTTAGCAGATTTTGGAGCAATAGTTAAAAGTTAA